A single window of Zea mays cultivar B73 chromosome 10, Zm-B73-REFERENCE-NAM-5.0, whole genome shotgun sequence DNA harbors:
- the LOC100285708 gene encoding Cysteine-rich and transmembrane domain-containing protein WIH2, whose product MSYQAPPPGTAAYPPPGTAYPPPGQQAYPPPAYGAPPPMAAGGYPPPPPPQPQDSKRSNDGFLKGCLAALCCCCMLDMCF is encoded by the exons ATGAGCTACCAGGCTCCTCCTCCCGGCACCGCAG CCTACCCGCCGCCGGGCACGGCCTACCCGCCGCCAGGCCAGCAGGCGTACCCGCCGCCTGCCTACGGTGCGCCGCCACCCATGGCCGCCGGCGGGTacccgcccccgccgcctccgcaGCCGCAGGACTCCAAGCGCAGCAACGACGGCTTCTTGAAAGGATG CTTGGCCGCGCTCTGCTGCTGCTGCATGCTCGACATGTGCTTCTGA
- the LOC103642052 gene encoding uncharacterized protein → MAREEELKRIDLKVNVSCCDGCRRKVMKAMSLKGVLRTEIQPSHDRVTVVGDVDVKVLVKKLARVGKIAEPLPPAPAAFEQCKKRDDGDRAAQAQVEEKRKGKGDAGDKAAAAAAPSEQEGCKKCAGEAASRAEGGGGVDGDRGSGKKAPSPKDGTAGWTGEEGGDADEFDTKPPVAVAADHRHAQAQVQQHYHRAEPPTVVPVHVPAYYAPPAAAVPYYGYYGMPPPVPVAMAMGVGVAQRHHPQVRPQPSRFDEDFFNDDNTVGCSVM, encoded by the exons ATGGCTAGGGAAGAAGAGCTCAAG AGGATTGACCTGAAGGTGAACGTGAGCTGCTGCGACGGCTGCAGGAGGAAGGTGATGAAGGCGATGAGCCTCAAAG GCGTGCTGCGGACGGAGATCCAGCCGTCGCACGACCGGGTGACCGTCGTTGGCGACGTGGACGTCAAGGTCCTCGTGAAGAAGCTGGCCAGGGTCGGCAAGATCGCCGAGCCGCTGCCTCCGGCGCCGGCGGCTTTCGAACAATGCAAGAAGCGGGACGACGGCGACAGGGCGGCGCAGGCGCAGGTGGAGGAGAAGCGCAAGGGCAAGGGCGACGCCGGTGacaaggcggcggcggcggcggcgccgagcGAGCAGGAGGGATGCAAGAAGTGCGCCGGCGAGGCGGCCTCGCGCGCCGAGGGCGGTGGCGGTGTCGATGGCGACCGCGGCAGCGGGAAGAAGGCGCCGTCGCCCAAGGACGGCACCGCCGGCTGGACAGGCGAGGAAGGCGGCGACGCCGACGAGTTCGACACCAAGCCGCCCGTGGCGGTGGCCGCCGATCACCGCCACGCGCAGGCGCAGGTGCAGCAGCACTACCACCGCGCGGAGCCGCCGACGGTGGTGCCGGTGCACGTGCCGGCGTACTACGCGCCGCCGGCCGCGGCGGTGCCGTACTACGGCTACTACGGCATGCCGCCGCCGGTGCCCGTGGCGATGGCGATGGGGGTGGGGGTGGCCCAGCGGCACCACCCGCAGGTCCGGCCGCAGCCGTCCCGCttcgacgaggacttcttcaacgACGACAACACGGTCGGGTGCAGCGTCATGTGA